A single region of the Nocardioides aurantiacus genome encodes:
- a CDS encoding sigma-70 family RNA polymerase sigma factor has protein sequence MPTHLRVPRTPTRRVAPARAVTQERLDRADLTRRLFERRESAAEETVRRDLLEQIVELHLDVASSIASRYRSRGVDADDLDQVASLGLFKAVQRFDVHAGPEFMSFALPTIRGEIQRYFRDHGWMVRPPRRIQELQQSLRSAQTDLERLFGRSPRPGELAAHLDVSTEDVVEAVSARGCFSPSSLDLLTSSDDTPTLYEFLSVDDPGQPAVEARVVLGPLVRELSERDRHVLSLRFFSGWPQSEIATHIGGTQVQVSRLLERILRDLRRGLGEEPDRVLST, from the coding sequence ATGCCGACCCACCTTCGAGTCCCCCGTACGCCCACCCGTCGTGTTGCACCGGCCCGGGCGGTCACGCAGGAGCGTCTCGATCGCGCGGATCTGACACGGCGACTCTTCGAGCGCCGCGAGAGCGCAGCGGAAGAAACGGTCCGCCGCGACCTGCTTGAGCAGATCGTCGAGCTCCACCTAGACGTGGCCTCCAGCATTGCCTCTCGCTACCGCTCCAGAGGTGTGGACGCCGACGACCTCGACCAGGTCGCATCCTTGGGGTTGTTCAAGGCTGTGCAGCGCTTCGACGTGCATGCAGGACCCGAGTTCATGTCTTTCGCGCTCCCGACCATCCGGGGAGAGATTCAACGCTACTTCCGGGACCACGGCTGGATGGTGCGCCCGCCGCGTCGCATCCAAGAGCTTCAACAGAGTCTGCGGAGCGCGCAGACCGATCTTGAACGGCTGTTCGGTCGCTCCCCCCGCCCCGGCGAGCTCGCCGCGCACCTGGACGTCAGCACCGAGGACGTCGTTGAAGCGGTCAGCGCCCGTGGTTGCTTCTCGCCCAGCTCCCTGGACCTGCTCACCTCGAGCGACGACACCCCGACTCTCTACGAATTCCTCAGCGTCGACGATCCCGGGCAACCGGCCGTCGAGGCACGCGTCGTCCTCGGCCCCCTGGTCCGCGAGCTCAGCGAGCGCGACCGCCACGTGCTGAGCCTGCGGTTCTTCTCCGGGTGGCCCCAGAGCGAGATCGCTACCCATATCGGAGGGACGCAGGTGCAGGTTTCGCGCCTCCTGGAACGTATCTTGCGCGACCTCCGGCGCGGACTTGGGGAAGAACCGGACCGGGTCCTCTCAACGTGA
- a CDS encoding ATP-binding protein, translating into MTRGAGTGVVPYRSRATRGANAAAEPGSLLVEPQSDPRGTTHRPATGARPSPTEVRSISVKSDATGRIGAHTQPDRCHEKRCGGKMFAAINSFKTEPHTVVSSRSMRSRVRLAALLVGIFVAAWLGLLTVGGASGAPTVWPAAGLASGLYLTSPARRRPGVLALTLLLMVAAHLLHGYDAAAAFGFGVSSVASVWVVRHVLVGRRTAQRVALMDQGDVSRMIGAIAAGSLVAGAGYGLTDLLLGRGHAGLSVLASAGAHAAAIMILLPLFLETVSHRALATTGERAVQLVITVVTTIVVFVPTGAPQLIFAVMPMFTWHAFRGSLRESTIVLTVVGVIGTVFTASGLGPVHAAVDMLDIAPELALGVLQLFLLDCGLILLPLSVMVTQQRRAVDRADQERDTLESLVDAATGTAVIATDANGKVTLFNPGAEKILGRSAQDVVGRAPDDLFGQEELHRHGAAVHAPATFAEIAGAMVGLGVRSRLWQVRRPSGDERTIRMTLTAIPNASGVFCGYLATAEDVTERESAHRALLATLEHERNAVEQLRELERTKGDFVATVSHELRTPITSIMGYTEVLEDGAYGELTQDQLEVLGRVDRNSRRLLLLVEDLLTLSNIEASTMKLDIAETDLRAVVGDAGDSLAALLVGRELLVRYHVPSEPVHHRADARQLERMLLNLLTNAVKFTPDGGVIDVFLHDDSELRQIVVRDSGLGIPLVEQAHLFTRFFRSTTATENAIQGTGLGLTIVKGIVTLHGGQIEMSSEPKVGTTVTVTLPRFTDALPPAPSSRDGQVGSIRPVKLGAPPRTPDAHLHTISSAPRSEVVTR; encoded by the coding sequence ATGACGCGAGGTGCAGGTACAGGTGTGGTGCCTTATCGCTCACGCGCAACGCGGGGTGCGAACGCCGCGGCTGAGCCCGGGTCACTCTTGGTCGAACCGCAGTCTGATCCTCGCGGCACGACGCACCGTCCGGCGACAGGAGCTAGGCCAAGCCCAACCGAGGTCAGATCTATTTCGGTCAAATCGGACGCAACGGGTCGTATCGGCGCACATACTCAACCGGATCGGTGTCATGAAAAACGATGTGGGGGCAAGATGTTCGCGGCCATAAATTCCTTCAAGACCGAGCCGCACACCGTGGTGTCATCTCGAAGTATGCGGTCCCGGGTTCGCCTGGCAGCGCTCCTGGTCGGCATCTTTGTAGCAGCGTGGCTCGGGTTGTTGACCGTGGGTGGCGCATCCGGGGCACCGACGGTCTGGCCGGCTGCCGGTCTGGCTAGCGGCCTGTACCTGACCTCGCCCGCGCGTCGCCGACCCGGTGTACTTGCCCTCACGCTTCTCCTCATGGTGGCCGCGCATCTGCTGCACGGTTACGACGCTGCCGCAGCCTTCGGGTTCGGTGTGAGCAGCGTGGCGAGTGTGTGGGTGGTTCGTCACGTCTTGGTCGGCAGACGCACCGCTCAGCGGGTGGCGTTGATGGACCAAGGCGACGTGTCGCGAATGATCGGGGCTATCGCTGCCGGATCACTTGTGGCCGGAGCCGGATACGGCCTCACCGACCTTTTGCTCGGTCGTGGCCACGCTGGCCTGAGCGTCTTGGCGTCGGCAGGCGCTCACGCAGCAGCGATCATGATTCTGCTTCCGTTGTTTCTGGAGACGGTCTCCCACCGGGCCCTGGCCACGACGGGAGAGCGAGCGGTCCAGCTCGTCATCACAGTCGTCACGACCATCGTCGTCTTCGTGCCAACGGGAGCTCCCCAGCTCATTTTCGCAGTCATGCCCATGTTCACCTGGCACGCCTTCCGAGGAAGCTTGCGCGAGTCCACGATCGTCCTCACCGTGGTGGGGGTCATCGGCACGGTGTTCACGGCTTCGGGGCTGGGACCGGTCCACGCTGCCGTGGACATGCTCGACATCGCCCCCGAACTCGCCCTGGGTGTGTTGCAGCTGTTCCTTCTCGACTGTGGGCTGATCCTGCTGCCGTTGTCAGTCATGGTGACCCAACAGCGGCGAGCGGTTGATAGGGCAGATCAAGAGCGCGACACGTTGGAGTCGCTCGTCGACGCTGCGACAGGTACCGCCGTCATCGCCACCGACGCCAACGGCAAGGTCACCTTGTTCAACCCGGGTGCCGAGAAGATCCTTGGGCGCAGCGCCCAAGACGTCGTCGGTCGGGCGCCTGACGACCTGTTCGGCCAAGAAGAACTGCACCGACACGGTGCCGCGGTCCACGCACCGGCCACGTTCGCTGAGATCGCCGGCGCCATGGTGGGGCTTGGTGTTCGCAGCCGGCTGTGGCAGGTCCGTCGGCCCAGTGGCGACGAACGGACCATCCGGATGACCCTGACAGCGATCCCGAACGCTTCGGGGGTCTTCTGCGGCTACCTCGCGACCGCTGAGGACGTGACCGAACGCGAGTCCGCCCACCGGGCGCTCCTGGCCACATTGGAGCATGAGCGAAACGCTGTAGAGCAGCTGCGAGAACTGGAGCGCACCAAGGGCGACTTCGTAGCCACCGTAAGCCACGAACTCCGGACGCCGATCACCAGCATCATGGGATACACCGAGGTGCTTGAAGACGGTGCCTACGGCGAACTGACCCAAGATCAGCTCGAGGTCCTGGGGCGCGTCGACCGCAATTCGCGGAGGTTGCTGCTCCTTGTCGAGGACCTGCTCACTCTGTCCAACATCGAAGCCTCCACCATGAAGCTCGACATCGCCGAGACCGACCTGCGTGCGGTTGTCGGCGACGCAGGGGATTCGCTCGCGGCCTTGCTCGTAGGCCGTGAGCTCCTGGTGCGCTACCACGTGCCCAGCGAGCCGGTGCACCACCGTGCCGACGCGAGGCAGCTGGAACGCATGCTGCTCAATCTGCTGACGAACGCAGTGAAGTTCACCCCCGACGGCGGCGTCATCGACGTGTTCCTCCACGACGATTCAGAGCTGCGACAGATCGTCGTGCGCGACAGCGGTCTGGGCATCCCGCTCGTCGAGCAGGCGCACTTGTTCACGAGGTTCTTCCGTTCCACGACGGCGACAGAAAACGCGATCCAAGGCACGGGACTCGGCTTGACCATCGTCAAGGGCATCGTGACTCTGCACGGCGGACAGATCGAGATGTCCTCCGAGCCCAAGGTGGGAACCACCGTCACCGTCACGTTGCCACGCTTCACCGACGCGTTGCCGCCCGCTCCTTCCTCACGTGACGGTCAGGTCGGGTCGATCAGGCCGGTCAAGTTGGGTGCGCCCCCGCGCACGCCGGACGCACACCTGCACACCATCAGTTCAGCGCCAAGGTCAGAGGTCGTGACGAGATGA
- a CDS encoding DUF5063 domain-containing protein, with translation MLRSLPRSCIGGSRTTWLTSGADLRGGLQILASGAPMADVVWEWRFTFKSHWGVHAIEAIRALHAARHD, from the coding sequence CTGCTCCGGAGCCTCCCGAGGTCGTGTATTGGTGGGTCGCGGACGACCTGGCTGACATCTGGCGCGGACCTGAGAGGCGGCTTGCAGATCCTTGCTTCGGGCGCGCCTATGGCCGATGTGGTGTGGGAGTGGCGCTTCACGTTCAAGAGTCACTGGGGTGTCCATGCGATCGAGGCCATCCGAGCCCTGCACGCGGCGCGTCATGACTGA
- a CDS encoding MMPL family transporter, with protein sequence MERLARTVMRHRLIVSIFWLIMFLCGGFAAGQLSDRLTFDFSLPGQPGDTAEKQLMQTYGISSFDTYVAVVTVPEGETVTESSEAITAVFDAAAAAAPGVRMVNYATTGDEGFVSEDGRTTFALVQGPLPAGFGPGVEAKLAPALTDAASRAGFDSGVTSYGMLSAGGETEGPSVLAETLFGAAGALLVLLFVFASFLAFLPLLIAAVSILTTFLMVLGLTTFSDVSFVVQFLISLIGLGVAIDYSLLVVSRWREERAHGRENDEAVVVAMKTAGHAVLASGVTVAISLVALLVVPVPFLRSMGFGGMLIPLVSVAVVLTLLPALLSKIGPRIDYPRIRKEGVASRGWSAWARAIVRRRWVATGAALVILVLLVLPVFGLKIGTSGIDSLARSGAPFDTLQKLETSGVQSGVLTPIVVLVPAASAPAAAQAAASVDGVRLAAVGPATAALAVVEVVPTRETVDSSGNEVVDGVRSAVQEAVEGEVLVTGAGATVEDYFTAVYDKFPYVLGLIAVITFLLLVRTFRSILLPIKAVLLNLISLAAVFGAVVFFWQEGHGSDLIFSTSGTGAITFWLPVLIFAFLFGLSMDYEVFILARMREEYDNTGDTAAAVITGLGRTGRLVTSAALILFFAFAALASAPGTDIKVLGTALGVGILIDATVVRALLVPALVSLFGRWNWWLPSGIARVLRVEPSPLSPR encoded by the coding sequence GTGGAGCGTCTGGCACGAACCGTCATGCGTCACCGACTCATCGTCAGCATCTTCTGGCTGATCATGTTCCTGTGCGGGGGGTTCGCCGCTGGACAACTCAGCGACCGACTGACCTTCGACTTCTCGCTGCCGGGACAGCCCGGCGACACCGCGGAGAAGCAACTCATGCAGACCTACGGCATCAGTTCGTTCGACACCTACGTCGCCGTCGTCACCGTTCCGGAAGGGGAGACGGTAACCGAGAGCTCGGAGGCGATCACAGCCGTGTTCGATGCTGCGGCAGCGGCAGCCCCCGGTGTGCGAATGGTCAACTACGCCACTACGGGAGACGAGGGATTCGTTTCCGAGGATGGGCGCACTACCTTCGCGCTCGTTCAGGGTCCGCTGCCAGCCGGCTTCGGGCCCGGAGTGGAGGCGAAGCTTGCCCCCGCCCTCACCGATGCGGCCAGTCGCGCTGGGTTTGACAGCGGCGTGACCTCCTACGGAATGCTTTCCGCTGGTGGCGAAACCGAAGGCCCGAGCGTCCTGGCCGAGACCTTGTTCGGCGCCGCAGGGGCGCTGCTGGTGCTGCTGTTCGTGTTCGCGTCCTTCTTGGCGTTTCTGCCGTTGCTGATCGCGGCCGTGTCAATCTTGACGACGTTCCTGATGGTGCTCGGCCTGACGACCTTCAGTGACGTCAGCTTCGTGGTGCAGTTCCTGATCTCGCTGATCGGGCTCGGTGTGGCGATCGACTACTCCCTGCTCGTTGTGTCGCGATGGCGTGAGGAACGGGCTCACGGCCGCGAGAACGACGAGGCAGTCGTGGTGGCGATGAAGACCGCCGGCCACGCAGTGCTCGCCTCCGGTGTGACTGTTGCGATCAGCCTCGTCGCCCTCCTGGTGGTGCCGGTGCCTTTCTTGCGCAGCATGGGTTTCGGCGGAATGCTCATCCCACTGGTCAGTGTCGCGGTCGTACTCACCCTGCTGCCAGCACTGCTCTCCAAGATCGGGCCCCGCATCGACTACCCCAGAATCCGAAAAGAGGGGGTGGCCTCACGGGGCTGGAGCGCCTGGGCACGCGCCATCGTGCGTCGCCGGTGGGTGGCTACCGGGGCTGCGCTAGTGATCTTGGTGCTTCTCGTGCTGCCAGTTTTCGGGTTGAAGATCGGAACCTCAGGCATCGATTCACTCGCCCGCAGCGGGGCCCCGTTTGACACTCTGCAGAAGCTCGAGACCTCGGGAGTGCAGAGCGGTGTTCTGACCCCGATAGTGGTGCTCGTTCCGGCGGCGTCGGCTCCAGCGGCAGCGCAGGCCGCTGCGTCGGTTGACGGCGTACGCCTGGCCGCAGTCGGTCCGGCCACCGCGGCGCTCGCCGTTGTCGAGGTGGTGCCCACGCGCGAGACCGTGGACAGCTCTGGCAACGAGGTGGTCGACGGCGTCCGCTCGGCGGTGCAGGAGGCAGTCGAAGGTGAAGTTCTCGTCACCGGCGCCGGAGCGACGGTGGAGGACTACTTCACGGCTGTCTACGACAAGTTCCCCTACGTGCTGGGACTGATCGCCGTGATCACGTTCTTGCTCCTTGTCAGGACCTTCCGGTCCATCCTGTTGCCGATCAAGGCCGTTCTGCTCAACCTGATCTCGCTTGCGGCGGTCTTCGGGGCCGTAGTCTTCTTCTGGCAAGAGGGGCACGGCTCGGACCTCATCTTCAGCACCTCAGGCACCGGCGCAATCACCTTCTGGCTACCTGTGCTGATCTTCGCCTTCCTGTTCGGTCTGTCGATGGACTACGAAGTGTTCATCCTGGCGCGCATGCGCGAGGAGTACGACAACACGGGAGACACCGCGGCGGCAGTCATCACTGGTCTTGGGCGCACCGGTCGACTCGTCACCTCGGCGGCCCTGATCCTTTTCTTCGCCTTCGCCGCCCTGGCTTCGGCACCCGGCACTGACATCAAGGTGCTCGGAACAGCCCTTGGCGTGGGAATTCTCATCGACGCCACCGTCGTTCGTGCCCTGCTCGTACCTGCGTTGGTCAGCCTGTTCGGCCGATGGAACTGGTGGCTGCCATCCGGGATCGCCCGCGTGCTGCGCGTCGAGCCTTCACCACTGTCGCCGCGCTAG
- a CDS encoding globin domain-containing protein yields MFAARPDLERDLFNRGNQAQGDQQSALAGAIAVYATLLVADDGRDPVEVLARIAHKHASLGITEDQYLIVHEHLLVAIGEVLGDAVTPEVAAAWDEVYWHMAGALVTIENRLYADAGVAHADVWRTLVLRRCRQESPDTVSFMPGAADHSVLPPARPGQYVSVQVTLPDGARQIRQIRQYSLTGSTDPQEWGIRVKAAPPGRAVDGTTTPAGQVSNVLHDNLIEGRRIRASMPFGELVLEDSDRPLVLISAGIGATPIFRLLRYLAGAGSARDALVLHAVRSPAQHAHRRELKELVAAMPTASLHRWYKDLGVRPTRDALQAGRVDLAAVELHTDAQVYLCGPLPFMEAVRASLINDHHVVEADVHYEVFGPDTWLASA; encoded by the coding sequence ATGTTCGCCGCACGCCCCGACTTGGAGCGTGACCTTTTCAATCGCGGCAACCAGGCCCAGGGCGACCAGCAGAGTGCGCTCGCGGGTGCGATTGCGGTGTACGCCACCCTCCTGGTGGCCGACGACGGTCGCGACCCGGTCGAGGTGCTGGCCCGCATCGCCCACAAGCACGCCTCGCTCGGCATCACCGAGGACCAGTACCTCATCGTTCACGAGCACCTGCTCGTCGCGATCGGCGAGGTGCTCGGAGACGCGGTCACGCCCGAGGTCGCCGCCGCGTGGGACGAGGTCTACTGGCACATGGCCGGAGCTCTGGTCACTATCGAGAATCGCCTGTACGCCGACGCCGGAGTCGCGCACGCTGACGTGTGGCGCACCCTGGTCCTAAGACGTTGTCGTCAGGAGTCCCCGGACACCGTGTCGTTCATGCCCGGCGCCGCTGACCACAGCGTCCTGCCACCGGCACGCCCGGGTCAGTACGTCTCGGTCCAGGTGACGCTGCCCGACGGCGCCCGCCAGATCCGCCAGATCCGCCAGTACAGCCTCACCGGCTCCACCGACCCCCAAGAATGGGGGATCCGTGTCAAGGCCGCCCCGCCGGGTCGCGCGGTCGACGGCACCACGACTCCAGCTGGGCAGGTCTCGAACGTCTTGCACGACAACCTCATCGAAGGCCGTCGAATCAGGGCATCGATGCCCTTCGGCGAGCTGGTCCTGGAGGACTCCGACCGGCCGCTGGTGCTGATCTCGGCGGGGATCGGCGCGACCCCGATCTTCAGGCTTCTACGCTACCTGGCCGGGGCCGGCTCGGCCCGCGACGCGCTGGTGCTGCACGCCGTCCGCTCCCCGGCGCAGCACGCCCACCGTCGGGAGTTGAAGGAGCTCGTGGCAGCGATGCCGACGGCGTCCCTGCACCGGTGGTACAAGGACCTCGGCGTCCGCCCGACCCGCGACGCGCTCCAGGCTGGGAGGGTCGACCTCGCGGCGGTGGAGCTCCACACCGACGCCCAGGTCTACCTGTGCGGACCCCTGCCCTTCATGGAGGCCGTACGCGCCAGCCTGATCAACGACCACCACGTCGTCGAGGCCGACGTCCACTACGAGGTCTTCGGGCCCGACACATGGCTGGCATCAGCCTGA
- a CDS encoding DUF6226 family protein yields MPATAAGSASSSTESAWPGGVSPTAAHKHGAELAVGMAPASGGPVATHATPGRRLPRCLRRDSKRRYVQRPPLSRAGSRTAERLENRFVCQVREATTEELQRPADGDLRFPNPTPVMSFAVQPRSPQAATLVVIRHEFFTGTGVTLKFGEVGSERVPCCDECAVAPPSDSDVDDFVQQAESAVWAATRGFAEFRRENEDASVSGLAFEEGWFYTDGGSTWSPASPGPPFQQIWRPWARR; encoded by the coding sequence ATGCCGGCGACTGCCGCTGGTTCCGCGAGCTCGTCGACCGAGTCTGCGTGGCCGGGTGGCGTGTCACCGACCGCAGCTCACAAGCACGGAGCGGAGCTTGCGGTGGGGATGGCACCCGCCTCCGGAGGCCCGGTCGCCACCCACGCAACCCCGGGGAGAAGATTGCCGAGATGTCTGAGACGGGATTCGAAGCGCAGGTACGTGCAGCGACCACCACTCTCGCGGGCTGGGTCGAGAACCGCTGAACGACTTGAAAACCGCTTTGTCTGCCAGGTTCGGGAGGCCACTACCGAGGAACTGCAGCGTCCTGCCGATGGGGACCTCAGGTTTCCCAACCCCACGCCGGTCATGTCGTTTGCCGTACAACCCCGCTCACCTCAAGCTGCGACGCTCGTCGTGATCCGTCACGAGTTCTTCACCGGCACCGGCGTGACGCTGAAGTTCGGTGAGGTGGGTTCCGAGCGGGTTCCTTGCTGCGACGAGTGTGCTGTGGCGCCGCCCTCGGACTCTGACGTAGACGACTTCGTCCAGCAGGCGGAGTCCGCGGTGTGGGCCGCAACTCGCGGATTCGCAGAGTTCCGCAGGGAGAACGAGGACGCGTCCGTTTCAGGCCTGGCCTTCGAGGAAGGCTGGTTCTACACCGACGGCGGTTCGACCTGGTCCCCGGCCAGCCCGGGTCCTCCGTTCCAACAGATCTGGCGTCCCTGGGCGCGCCGGTAG